In a genomic window of Polycladomyces abyssicola:
- a CDS encoding YheC/YheD family protein, with protein sequence MERKRQVRHYQQIASKLLKTRVLEKTESLRPFLPETRWYSLDALKQMLKRYSTVYVKPDKGGGGGGILRVRKRENDKYEVRFRTHIKTTTWSQLDAQLRSCFLAGKRYLIQQGIELATIDDRPFDFRLLLQRPNQDWELTGIVAKAAAPGRIVTNHCKGGKPVDATKALLVAADGDPETLERWVKVLIWLGMGTANALHDKFTGLRELGIDVGLDRNGRFWIFEVNTRPQFRMFRKIGHRSMYRKIMQFHRKIVKGNRW encoded by the coding sequence ATGGAACGAAAAAGACAGGTTCGCCATTATCAACAAATTGCTAGCAAACTCTTAAAAACGCGCGTGTTGGAGAAGACGGAATCACTTCGCCCGTTTTTGCCGGAAACAAGGTGGTATTCGTTGGATGCATTGAAGCAGATGTTAAAACGATACTCGACCGTCTACGTCAAGCCAGACAAGGGTGGGGGCGGCGGTGGAATCCTGCGTGTGCGGAAACGGGAGAATGACAAGTATGAAGTCCGCTTTCGCACACATATCAAAACCACTACCTGGAGTCAATTGGATGCCCAGTTGCGATCCTGTTTCCTCGCCGGAAAGCGGTATTTGATCCAACAGGGGATTGAGCTGGCGACTATTGATGATCGGCCGTTCGACTTCCGCCTGCTGTTGCAACGCCCCAATCAGGATTGGGAACTGACTGGGATTGTCGCCAAAGCCGCCGCTCCCGGCCGTATTGTCACCAACCACTGCAAAGGTGGAAAGCCTGTGGATGCGACCAAGGCGTTGTTGGTGGCGGCGGATGGTGACCCGGAAACCTTAGAGCGGTGGGTAAAAGTGTTGATTTGGCTTGGAATGGGAACGGCTAACGCTCTGCATGACAAATTTACCGGGTTACGGGAGTTGGGAATCGACGTGGGGTTGGATCGAAACGGCCGGTTCTGGATCTTTGAGGTGAATACACGTCCGCAGTTCCGGATGTTCAGGAAAATCGGTCATCGGAGCATGTACCGTAAAATCATGCAGTTTCACCGCAAGATTGTGAAAGGAAATCGGTGGTGA